From the Capnocytophaga sp. oral taxon 878 genome, the window GCATACCCAATATGCGAAACCTAATGGCTGCCCGTACAAAAGCTATTACAATACTACCTCCTACAGAAAGTGCACAACACAGCACGATTGTTGGTTTTGAGAAACTTCCTCCTAAACAACCTGTAAAAATGATAGATGCCAATGATTTAGATACTTTGGCTTCGGTAATTAGTAAATTAGCAAATTAATTATTAAGAAAAGATGAATATCCTTATATATATTGATACTGAAAACGGAACTATAAAGAAATCGGCGTGGGAAGTGGCTAGTTATGCTAAAGCCCTTGCTGAACAACAAAAAGGAAAGGTGATAGCTGTAGCTATTAATACTGAAAATAGTGAAACATTGGGTACTTATGGAGTAGATAGAGTGCTAAATGTAACTGATGAGCGATTACAAAGCTTTTCGGCAAAAGCAGTAGCACACTTATTGGCGGAAGCGGCTATTGAGCAACAAGCAAGTACTGTAGTACTAAGTGGTTCAGCCGAAGCTAAGAATATAGCTCCTTTATTGGCTATAGGGTTACAAGCTGGGTATGTGCCTAATGTGATTTCATTACCTGAAAGTGCTGATAATTTCATTGTAAAAACTAATGTATTTTCGGGAAAAGCCTTTGCACTGCAACAGATAAACAGTGCTAACAAGGTGCTAAGTATTGCTCCTAATGCTTTTGGTAGTAAAGAAGCCCCTACTACTGCTGAAGTTATTAGCTTCACCCCTACCCTACCCGACAGTGATTTTGATTTGCAAGTTGTATCACGGGAGAAAGTGAGTGGTAAGGTATCATTGGACGATGCTAATATTATAGTTTCGGGAGGAAGAGGACTAAAA encodes:
- a CDS encoding electron transfer flavoprotein subunit alpha/FixB family protein, with protein sequence MNILIYIDTENGTIKKSAWEVASYAKALAEQQKGKVIAVAINTENSETLGTYGVDRVLNVTDERLQSFSAKAVAHLLAEAAIEQQASTVVLSGSAEAKNIAPLLAIGLQAGYVPNVISLPESADNFIVKTNVFSGKAFALQQINSANKVLSIAPNAFGSKEAPTTAEVISFTPTLPDSDFDLQVVSREKVSGKVSLDDANIIVSGGRGLKGAEHWGIVEQLADTLGAATACSKPVADMGWRPHSEHVGQTGKVVAPNLYIALGISGAIQHLAGVNASKVKLVINTDPEAPFFKAADYGVVGDAFEIIPKLISKLSN